GACCGACGCGAGTTCAACGCCGAGTGGGCGGGGACGCACTTCATCGTGGTCGACACCGGCGGATGGGAGGTCAGCGACGAGGGCCTGGCCCCTGATCTCCGCGCTCAGGCCGAGGCCGCGGTCAGCGCCGCCGATGCGGTGCTCTTCGTCGCCGATGCGACGACACCGGTGCTCGACGACGATCTCGCCGTGGCGCGCATCCTCCACCAGAGCGGCACACCGGCGCTGCTCGTCGCCAACAAAGCCGACTCTGCCCGTGTGGACGGTGACCTCGGTCACCTGTGGGCGCTCGGTCTTGGGGAGCCGCATCCGGTGAGCGCCCTCCATGGACGCAACATCGGCGATCTGCTCGACGAACTGGTGGCCCACCTTCCCGAATCGGATGTGGAGCCCGACGATGCCCAACTCCCCGGTCTCGTGATCCTGGGGCGGCCCAACGTCGGCAAGTCGACACTCCTCAACCGTTTGCTCGGCGAACGGCGGGTCATCGTCAGCGACGTCCCGGGCACCACCCGCGATCCGATCGACGTGGTGGTCGACTTCGCCGGCCGTCGGATGCGCATCGTCGACACGGCGGGCATCAGGCGCACACCCAAGATCGCCGAATCGACCGAGTTCTACTCGGTGACCAGGGCGCGCGAGGCGCTGGGCGAAGCCGAGGTGGCCATCCTGGTGCTCGACGGCACCGAAGGGGCAACGCAACAGGAACAGAGGCTCGCCGAGGAGATCGCCGCCGCCGGCGCCGGACTCGTCGTCGTACTCAACAAATGGGACATCACGGACACGTATCAGAAGGAGGTCACCACGGCCTCGGTGGGTGACCGACTCGCCTTCGTGTCGTGGGCGCCGGTGCTGCGTATGGCCGCTCTCACCGGCGCTCGTGTTCACCGACTCGAGGAGGCGGTGGCGGCGGTGCTCGAGGCGCGCCAGCTGCGGATTCCGACACACGAGCTCAACCGCAAGATCATCGCCTGGCAGGAGGCCCATCCGGCTCCGACGCGCAAGGGTCGGCGCACCAACATCATGTACGCGGTACAGGCGGGTGTGTCGCCTCCGACCATCGTCCTGTTCACCCGGGGCGGCGATCTGGCCCCCGAGTACCTCCGCTTCCTCGAGGGTCGGCTACGAAAGGACTACGAGTTCTTCGGGACACCGATACGCTTGGTCACCCGAAAGCGGACGCGGAGGGACTTCGTTGCCCGATAACGAACGGCTACGCAAAGCTGCCGAGGCTGCTCTCGCTGGAGGTCCGGAGAAGTACCGGGAAAAGACCGCCCAGCAGGGCAAGCTCCTCGTGAGGGACCGCGTGGCCCTGCTCTG
The DNA window shown above is from Acidimicrobiia bacterium and carries:
- the der gene encoding ribosome biogenesis GTPase Der produces the protein MPFSSDPGARRLPVVAIVGRPNVGKSTLVNRILRRRAAIVEEKPGVTRDRREFNAEWAGTHFIVVDTGGWEVSDEGLAPDLRAQAEAAVSAADAVLFVADATTPVLDDDLAVARILHQSGTPALLVANKADSARVDGDLGHLWALGLGEPHPVSALHGRNIGDLLDELVAHLPESDVEPDDAQLPGLVILGRPNVGKSTLLNRLLGERRVIVSDVPGTTRDPIDVVVDFAGRRMRIVDTAGIRRTPKIAESTEFYSVTRAREALGEAEVAILVLDGTEGATQQEQRLAEEIAAAGAGLVVVLNKWDITDTYQKEVTTASVGDRLAFVSWAPVLRMAALTGARVHRLEEAVAAVLEARQLRIPTHELNRKIIAWQEAHPAPTRKGRRTNIMYAVQAGVSPPTIVLFTRGGDLAPEYLRFLEGRLRKDYEFFGTPIRLVTRKRTRRDFVAR